A window from Parus major isolate Abel chromosome 27, Parus_major1.1, whole genome shotgun sequence encodes these proteins:
- the CAVIN1 gene encoding caveolae-associated protein 1: MEDTTLQIIEPPTVSETSEEQAPEEPIKSDQINGVMVLTLLDKIIGAVDQIQLTQTQLEERQQEMDSAVTSIQGELTKLTKAHTTTSNTVNKMLEKVRKVSVNVKTVRQNLEKQAGQIKKLEANEAELLKRRNFKVMIYQDEVKLPSKLSISKSLKEGEKLEKEGEGEEVPVGEDHAEEDHIQLSSDEEVEIEEIIEESRAERIKRSGMKRVDDFKKAFSKEKMEKTKLKTKENLEKTRHNLEKTRHNLEKRMNKLGTKIVTNERREKMKSSRDKLRKSFTPDHTIYARSKTAVYKVPPFTFHVKKIREGEVEVKATELVEVGGEEGENSDLMRGESPDMHTLLEITEETDAVLVDKSDSE, translated from the exons ATGGAGGACACCACCTTGCAAATCATCGAGCCACCCACCGTTTCTGAGACCTCGGAGGAGCAAGCGCCCGAGGAGCCCATCAAATCCGACCAGATCAACGGTGTGATGGTGCTGACCCTTCTGGACAAGATCATCGGAGCAGTGGATCAGATCCAGCTGACCCAAACACAGCTGGAGGAGAGACAGCAAGAGATGGATAGCGCAGTGACCAGCATCCAGGGAGAGCTGACCAAGCTGACCAAGGCACACACCACCACCAGCAACACTGTCAACAAAATGCTGGAGAAGGTGCGCAAGGTGAGCGTCAACGTGAAAACAGTGCGGCAGAACCTGGAGAAACAAGCTGGGCAGATCAAGAAGCTGGAGGCCAATGAAGCCGAGCTCCTGAAACGCAGAAACTTCAAAGTCATGATCTATCAG GATGAAGTGAAGCTCCCATCTAAACTGAGCATCAGCAAGTCCCTAAAGGAAGGtgaaaagctggagaaggaaggcGAGGGTGAGGAGGTCCCTGTGGGTGAGGACCATGCGGAGGAGGACCACATCCAGCTCTCCTCGGATGAGGAGGTGGAGATTGAGGAGATTATTGAAGAGTCACGGGCAGAGCGCATCAAAAGGAGCGGCATGAAAAGGGTGGATGACTTTAAGAAGGCATTCTCAAAGGAGAAGATGGAAAAGACTAAGCTAAAGACCAAGGAAAACCTGGAGAAGACCCGCCACAACTTGGAGAAGACCCGCCacaacctggagaagaggatgAACAAACTGGGCACTAAAATTGTGACAAatgaaaggagagagaagatgAAGAGCTCTCGAGACAAACTGAGGAAGTCTTTCACCCCCGACCACACCATCTATGCCAGGTCCAAGACAGCTGTCTACAAAGTGCCACCCTTCACTTTCCATGTCAAGAAAATAAGAGAGGGTGAGGTGGAGGTGAAAGCCACAGAGCTGGTAGAGGTTggtggagaggaaggagaaaattcagATCTGATGCGTGGGGAGAGCCCCGACATGCACACACTGCTGGAGATCACGGAGGAGACTGACGCGGTACTGGTGGACAAGAGTGACAGCGAGTag